A window of Ignavibacterium sp. contains these coding sequences:
- a CDS encoding PHP domain-containing protein: protein MIPLNTHSYYSLLTGASSIEDIVNGAKNYNLSALALTDTNGMYGLVEFHKKAKELNIKPILGSLITDIHSKNRYAIFLAKNKDGYKDLCSIITSRKLNEKFDLDSTVKKIYPNLIIISPNIDLLDNINPANTFYGEAILTKKQRAKTKLLIEYSKQKGIKVVLSNPIYFLSKDDFIVHKLLRAIDENTTIENISEDELLDEEYYFKHPDEISSNLIDSAEFFQSTEFISNQCNVELDQGKFNFPSFPNAYPDAYTFFYKIVYEGFERKYSKPTQAHKDRLQYEIDVISSLNFIDYFLIVWDIVQEAKRRGMLYIGRGSAANSMVAYCLDLTQIEPISNNLFFERFLNRARSSPPDVDIDFSWKERDEIIKYVFEKYGYQNVAMISTHVTFRARSAFRETAKAFGISESEISNYSRKIPWTNAKNLPNISALFPESKSLDFSREPWKTIINLATRIANYPRHLSIHPGGIVITPTKVTDYCALEYAKNKGLGLIITQPDMYSIEDLGLIKIDLLSQRSLGVLRDAMKSVRKKS from the coding sequence ATGATTCCCTTAAATACACACTCCTACTATTCACTTTTAACAGGTGCAAGTTCAATTGAAGATATTGTTAATGGGGCTAAGAACTATAATTTAAGTGCATTAGCTCTTACTGATACGAATGGAATGTATGGTCTTGTAGAGTTTCATAAGAAAGCCAAAGAATTGAATATCAAACCAATTCTTGGTTCTTTAATAACTGATATTCATTCAAAAAATCGTTATGCAATATTTTTAGCAAAAAATAAAGACGGTTATAAAGATTTATGTTCGATAATAACTTCCCGCAAGTTGAATGAAAAATTTGATTTGGATAGTACTGTAAAAAAAATATATCCTAACTTGATAATAATCTCTCCTAATATCGACTTATTAGACAATATCAATCCTGCAAATACATTTTATGGTGAAGCAATTCTTACAAAAAAGCAACGAGCTAAAACTAAATTACTAATTGAGTATTCAAAACAAAAAGGTATTAAGGTTGTCCTAAGTAATCCGATTTATTTTCTATCTAAGGATGATTTCATCGTTCATAAATTACTTAGAGCTATAGATGAAAATACAACCATTGAAAATATAAGTGAGGATGAATTGTTAGATGAAGAATATTATTTCAAACATCCGGATGAAATCTCATCTAACTTAATTGATAGTGCTGAGTTCTTTCAATCAACTGAATTTATTTCCAATCAATGTAATGTTGAACTTGATCAAGGAAAATTTAATTTTCCTTCGTTCCCAAATGCATATCCAGATGCTTATACATTTTTTTATAAAATTGTTTATGAAGGTTTTGAAAGAAAATATTCAAAGCCAACACAAGCTCATAAAGACAGATTGCAATATGAGATTGATGTAATTTCCTCATTAAATTTTATTGATTACTTTCTGATTGTTTGGGATATAGTTCAGGAGGCAAAACGAAGAGGTATGTTATATATTGGAAGAGGTTCAGCGGCTAATAGTATGGTTGCTTATTGTTTGGATTTAACCCAAATAGAACCTATCAGTAACAATCTTTTTTTTGAACGATTTCTTAATCGTGCCAGAAGCAGCCCACCAGATGTTGATATTGATTTTTCCTGGAAAGAAAGAGATGAAATTATAAAATATGTATTTGAAAAATATGGTTATCAAAATGTAGCAATGATTTCTACTCATGTTACTTTTAGAGCAAGATCTGCATTTCGGGAAACTGCTAAAGCATTTGGAATTTCTGAAAGTGAAATCTCTAATTACAGTAGAAAAATACCCTGGACTAATGCAAAGAATCTTCCAAATATTTCAGCATTATTTCCTGAGTCAAAATCGCTTGATTTTAGTAGGGAACCGTGGAAGACAATTATAAATCTTGCTACAAGAATTGCAAATTATCCAAGACATCTGAGTATTCATCCAGGTGGAATTGTAATCACACCTACGAAAGTTACTGACTATTGTGCTCTTGAATATGCAAAAAATAAAGGTCTTGGTTTGATAATTACCCAACCAGATATGTATTCTATTGAAGATTTAGGCCTTATAAAGATTGATTTATTAAGTCAAAGATCTTTGGGGGTTTTGCGCGATGCAATGAAGTCTGTAAGGAAAAAATCTTAA
- a CDS encoding glutamine--tRNA ligase/YqeY domain fusion protein, giving the protein MNQQQNTSKEKPKNFIYEIIEEDIRTDKWGGRVHTRFPPEPNGYLHIGHAKSICLNYGIARDFNGKFNLRFDDTNPTKEEQEYVDSIIEDVKWLGADFEDRIFYASDYFDQMYEYAVQLIKKGKAYVDDLDPDLMKEYRGTINEPGKESPFRNRTVEENLDLFERMRKGEFKEGEKVLRAKIDMSSPNMLLRDPVMYRILHASHHRTGDKWCIYPTYDWAHGLEDSIEGITHSICTLEFEIHRPLYDWFLDELGIYHPQQIEFARLNLSYTVMSKRKLLELVQSGIVDGWDDPRMPTISGYRRRGYTPEAIWNFAEIIGVAKRDALTDIALLEYAIREDLNKKAQRVMGVLKPLKVVITNYPDDLVEELDAINNPEDPSMGSRKIPFRKEIYIEQSDFMENPPKGYHRLIPGGEVRLRYAYIIKCEEVIKNDEGEIVELRCTYDPDTKSGSGKSDKKVKGTIHWVSAKDAVNCEVRLYDRLFTVEDPSSDKEKDFKEFINPNSLEIITDAKLEPFVLNSKAGDKFQFERIGYFCVDSKYTTKDKLVFNRTVTLKDTWAKSINKK; this is encoded by the coding sequence ATGAATCAGCAACAAAATACCAGCAAAGAAAAACCAAAAAATTTTATTTACGAAATTATTGAAGAAGACATTCGAACCGATAAATGGGGAGGAAGAGTTCATACACGATTTCCCCCTGAACCAAATGGATATCTTCACATTGGTCACGCTAAATCGATTTGCCTGAATTACGGAATCGCCAGAGATTTTAATGGAAAATTTAACTTACGATTTGATGATACTAATCCCACCAAGGAGGAACAGGAATATGTCGATTCTATTATAGAAGATGTGAAATGGCTCGGTGCTGATTTTGAAGACAGAATATTTTATGCTTCAGATTATTTTGATCAGATGTACGAATATGCTGTGCAACTTATTAAAAAAGGTAAAGCTTATGTTGATGATCTTGATCCTGATTTAATGAAGGAATATCGCGGTACTATAAATGAACCTGGAAAAGAAAGTCCATTTCGAAATAGGACAGTGGAAGAAAACCTTGACTTGTTTGAAAGAATGAGAAAAGGAGAATTTAAAGAAGGTGAAAAAGTTCTTAGAGCTAAAATAGATATGTCCTCACCGAATATGCTATTACGTGATCCTGTGATGTACAGAATTTTACATGCATCTCATCATCGTACTGGAGATAAGTGGTGCATCTATCCAACTTACGATTGGGCTCACGGTTTAGAGGATTCGATTGAGGGAATTACTCATTCAATTTGCACACTTGAATTTGAAATTCATCGTCCTCTTTATGATTGGTTTTTAGATGAACTTGGCATTTATCATCCTCAGCAAATTGAATTTGCACGGTTAAATCTGAGCTATACTGTTATGAGTAAGAGAAAATTGCTTGAATTGGTTCAATCCGGAATTGTAGATGGATGGGATGATCCGAGAATGCCAACTATCTCTGGTTATAGAAGAAGAGGTTATACCCCAGAAGCTATATGGAATTTTGCGGAGATAATAGGAGTTGCTAAACGAGATGCTCTTACAGATATTGCTTTACTTGAGTATGCAATTAGAGAAGATCTGAATAAGAAAGCTCAAAGAGTGATGGGAGTATTAAAACCACTAAAAGTTGTAATCACAAATTATCCTGATGATTTAGTCGAAGAGCTTGATGCGATAAATAATCCTGAAGACCCTTCAATGGGCAGCAGAAAAATTCCATTCAGAAAAGAAATATACATAGAGCAATCTGACTTTATGGAAAATCCACCCAAAGGTTATCACAGATTAATTCCAGGTGGTGAGGTTAGATTGAGATACGCTTACATAATTAAATGTGAAGAGGTTATAAAGAATGATGAAGGAGAAATTGTTGAACTGAGATGTACTTATGATCCTGATACCAAAAGTGGAAGTGGTAAAAGTGATAAAAAAGTTAAAGGTACTATTCATTGGGTTTCTGCTAAAGATGCAGTAAACTGTGAAGTCAGATTATACGATAGACTTTTCACCGTTGAAGATCCTTCATCTGATAAAGAAAAGGACTTTAAGGAATTTATCAATCCTAACTCATTAGAAATAATAACTGATGCCAAGCTTGAGCCCTTTGTTCTTAATTCCAAAGCAGGTGATAAATTTCAATTTGAAAGAATTGGCTATTTCTGTGTTGATTCAAAATATACAACTAAGGATAAACTGGTTTTTAATAGAACAGTTACATTAAAAGATACCTGGGCAAAAAGCATAAATAAAAAATAA
- a CDS encoding rhodanese-like domain-containing protein: MNKKNLLSIITISIAIGLIYNFLNPNGIPFIREERILEFVEEDSLSTSNDSINLVIIDSTSIKSSTENSVKTEVIDQKEIQSLPTEFTKPLAIKIDKAYQLYKQGVKFIDARMSEEYNEGHITGAINIPFDGDESYRDILKTISKDEILVTYCSGTECDLSILLGDELFEKGYKKVYIFFGGWNDWLEKGYPISKGGQ, translated from the coding sequence ATGAATAAGAAAAATTTACTATCGATAATTACAATTTCCATCGCTATAGGATTGATTTATAACTTTCTTAATCCTAACGGCATTCCTTTTATCCGGGAAGAAAGAATTCTTGAATTTGTAGAAGAGGACTCTTTATCGACTAGTAATGATAGCATCAATCTTGTTATTATTGATTCAACTAGTATTAAATCCTCCACTGAAAATTCAGTGAAAACTGAAGTGATAGATCAAAAAGAAATTCAATCTCTACCAACTGAGTTTACGAAGCCACTTGCTATTAAGATTGATAAAGCGTATCAGCTGTACAAACAAGGAGTTAAGTTTATTGACGCCAGAATGTCTGAAGAGTACAACGAAGGTCACATAACAGGAGCAATCAACATTCCGTTTGATGGTGATGAAAGTTACAGAGATATTCTTAAGACAATCAGTAAAGATGAAATTCTTGTTACATATTGCAGTGGTACAGAATGTGACCTGAGCATTTTACTTGGTGATGAATTGTTTGAAAAGGGTTACAAGAAAGTATATATTTTCTTTGGCGGTTGGAATGATTGGCTTGAGAAAGGTTATCCAATATCAAAAGGCGGACAATGA
- a CDS encoding NAD(P)/FAD-dependent oxidoreductase produces MKKKIVIIGAGFGGLTAAKNLAKTDFEITLIDKTNHHLFQPLLYQVATAALSPSDIAVPIRSLLSDYKNIKVILDEVLSIDKNNHIVKLRNSQLEFDYLIVAVGARHSYFGKNEWEKIAPGLKTLTDALVIREKIIEALELAEKETNPELMKKCLTFVIVGGGPTGVELAGAIAEIAKETMIKDYKNFKPEDTKVILIEAADRVLPSFDRKLSEQAKEDLEKMGVEVKLNTKVENISEDGVLTNQGFIKSNTIIWAAGNQASPLLSSINVETDRAGRVIVNKDCSIPGNPEIFVIGDAAHFEEENGKVLPGVAQVAIQQGRFVAEIIKNEIPPEKRPVFKYKDKGTMATIGKAKAVAEIKGLKLSGVIAWLAWSIVHIFFLIGFRNRFRVMIEWIWYYITKRHGTRLIVGK; encoded by the coding sequence ATGAAAAAGAAAATCGTAATTATTGGAGCAGGATTTGGCGGATTGACCGCTGCAAAAAATTTAGCTAAAACTGATTTTGAAATAACTTTGATTGATAAAACGAATCATCATTTGTTTCAACCGCTGCTTTATCAGGTAGCAACTGCAGCACTTTCACCATCTGATATTGCTGTTCCAATCAGATCATTATTAAGTGATTATAAGAATATCAAAGTAATTCTTGATGAAGTTCTCTCGATTGATAAAAACAATCATATCGTTAAACTCAGGAATTCTCAATTAGAGTTTGACTATTTAATTGTAGCAGTCGGTGCAAGGCATTCTTATTTCGGGAAGAATGAGTGGGAAAAAATTGCTCCGGGATTAAAAACTTTAACTGATGCTTTGGTAATTCGTGAAAAAATTATTGAAGCACTCGAACTTGCTGAGAAAGAAACTAATCCTGAGTTGATGAAAAAATGTCTGACATTCGTTATTGTTGGAGGAGGACCAACTGGTGTAGAGCTTGCAGGTGCAATTGCTGAAATAGCAAAAGAAACAATGATTAAAGATTATAAAAATTTCAAACCCGAAGACACTAAAGTTATTTTGATTGAAGCTGCAGATAGAGTTTTGCCTTCATTCGATAGGAAGTTGTCCGAACAAGCCAAAGAAGATTTAGAAAAAATGGGAGTTGAAGTTAAACTCAATACAAAAGTAGAAAACATTTCAGAAGATGGAGTATTAACGAATCAAGGTTTTATAAAATCCAATACAATTATCTGGGCAGCAGGTAATCAGGCATCACCACTATTAAGCTCTATTAATGTTGAAACTGATCGTGCCGGAAGAGTTATTGTTAATAAGGATTGTTCAATTCCCGGTAATCCTGAAATATTTGTAATTGGTGATGCTGCACATTTTGAAGAAGAAAATGGTAAAGTATTACCTGGAGTTGCTCAGGTGGCAATTCAGCAGGGAAGATTTGTTGCTGAAATAATTAAGAATGAAATTCCACCTGAAAAGAGACCTGTATTTAAGTATAAAGATAAAGGCACAATGGCTACAATAGGAAAAGCCAAAGCCGTTGCTGAAATAAAAGGTCTTAAATTATCCGGCGTAATTGCGTGGCTCGCCTGGTCAATCGTTCACATCTTCTTTTTAATTGGTTTCAGAAATCGTTTTCGTGTAATGATTGAGTGGATTTGGTATTACATAACGAAGCGACACGGAACTCGTTTGATTGTTGGTAAATAG
- a CDS encoding response regulator, with the protein MQSSKIDFLSKYNEILNLAISSSADFPSKLCEFLTTEFELDAAVLFKVNNSSGFEAIGKSTGVKKSIIIGSTHACANCQILNGKTLVDSFNQQNDCAIHITDHLINEGCLLLSLGDNTKALLKIAKKTSFTKSEIDNIQIIAESFKNLLKLWIQGRGSLSNSLSLILSSISQELRTPTNSIMGFASLLNEENLSPSQSEYVSTLKDNAFELLSIINDLIDISKLESGLVKSTMNSVRLKDFINELLTIFKDKIDSSNVEFITEIDEVIPETIKVDAQKLRYILLTFITNSIRLTEKGKITLSVTASSNKKISFRISDTSTGLPSKKVTEFFYPFSLNELYNSKVGNITGLSLTLSKKYIEFLGGDVIITSSIGKGITYNFSINAELATTLEAGFAAIPKPTDKKNKVLVVEDDYATSKLLSNYLTKWGYEPIIVNSAKQALKLIDQESFLAVLMDIILPDMNGFEFMKMVREHPNSKHTPVIICSVEAEQQKAFMMGAVEYFVKPINYKYLVEVLTSYKLKKDSNILVVDDDIPTLNLIKGAVEQAGFNAIAEHQSSKVANMIDNIDLDLAIIDLDMPVLNGFELIKQIKSKKQFAKLPIIIYTGKDSYQEDLKKIDGLFTELLHKSSTNIENLADTVAAMINRYDEPAAPEAIKDKTDTVKILLVEDYKHSQIIVTRLLKKNNFDSIVVVENGLQALEAVKQQKYDLILMDMQMPVMNGFEATQKIRELDDYRDTPIIALTAFAMKGDREKCLEAGATDYIPKPIDSQEFIDKVKYYTEKNVPKT; encoded by the coding sequence ATGCAAAGTTCAAAGATTGATTTCTTAAGCAAGTATAACGAAATATTAAATCTTGCAATAAGCTCTTCAGCAGATTTCCCAAGTAAACTTTGTGAATTTCTTACAACCGAGTTTGAACTTGATGCTGCTGTTTTGTTTAAGGTAAATAATTCATCCGGGTTTGAAGCTATTGGAAAATCAACCGGTGTTAAGAAGTCAATCATAATTGGATCAACTCACGCTTGCGCAAATTGTCAGATATTAAACGGAAAAACTTTAGTTGATTCATTCAACCAACAAAACGATTGTGCAATTCACATCACTGACCATTTGATAAATGAAGGTTGTTTACTATTAAGTCTCGGCGATAATACCAAAGCTCTGTTAAAAATTGCGAAGAAAACTTCATTCACTAAAAGTGAAATTGATAACATTCAGATTATAGCAGAAAGTTTTAAAAATTTATTAAAGTTATGGATTCAAGGCAGAGGAAGTTTAAGTAACTCACTCAGCTTAATACTTTCTTCAATCTCTCAGGAACTCAGAACGCCTACAAACAGCATAATGGGATTTGCTTCTCTCCTGAATGAAGAGAATCTCTCACCTTCTCAATCTGAATATGTTTCTACTTTGAAAGATAACGCATTTGAATTACTATCAATCATCAATGATTTAATTGATATAAGTAAGCTCGAAAGCGGCTTAGTTAAATCAACAATGAACAGTGTTCGACTAAAAGATTTTATAAATGAATTGTTAACAATATTCAAAGACAAAATTGATAGTTCAAATGTTGAATTTATCACCGAGATAGATGAAGTAATTCCTGAAACTATTAAAGTTGATGCACAAAAACTCAGATACATTCTGCTTACATTTATAACTAATTCAATTCGTCTTACTGAAAAAGGAAAAATTACACTTTCAGTTACTGCTTCTTCAAATAAAAAAATTTCTTTCAGAATTTCTGATACAAGTACCGGACTTCCATCTAAAAAAGTTACTGAATTCTTTTATCCTTTCTCCCTCAACGAACTCTACAATTCGAAAGTTGGAAATATTACTGGCTTGAGCTTGACTCTTAGTAAAAAGTATATCGAGTTTTTAGGTGGAGATGTTATTATAACAAGTTCAATTGGGAAGGGCATCACTTATAATTTCTCAATCAATGCAGAACTTGCAACAACTTTAGAAGCTGGCTTTGCAGCAATTCCGAAACCAACTGATAAAAAGAATAAAGTTCTTGTTGTGGAGGATGATTATGCGACTTCAAAATTATTAAGCAATTACCTTACAAAATGGGGATATGAACCAATCATTGTAAATTCAGCTAAACAAGCGTTAAAGTTAATTGATCAGGAAAGTTTTCTTGCTGTTTTGATGGATATAATTCTACCCGATATGAATGGATTTGAATTTATGAAAATGGTCAGAGAGCATCCTAATTCAAAACACACTCCTGTGATAATTTGTTCTGTAGAAGCTGAACAGCAAAAAGCTTTTATGATGGGTGCGGTTGAGTATTTTGTTAAACCAATCAATTACAAATATCTTGTTGAAGTTCTTACTAGTTATAAACTAAAAAAAGATTCCAACATACTTGTTGTCGATGATGATATTCCTACGCTCAATTTGATTAAAGGAGCTGTTGAGCAAGCAGGTTTTAATGCAATAGCTGAGCATCAATCAAGTAAAGTTGCTAATATGATTGACAATATTGATCTTGATCTTGCTATAATAGATTTAGATATGCCTGTATTAAACGGATTTGAACTTATAAAGCAAATAAAATCTAAAAAGCAATTTGCAAAGCTTCCAATCATTATTTACACGGGAAAAGATTCATATCAGGAAGATCTTAAAAAGATTGATGGACTCTTTACTGAATTACTTCATAAGAGCAGTACAAACATTGAGAATCTTGCAGACACTGTTGCAGCAATGATAAACCGATACGATGAACCAGCCGCACCAGAAGCAATTAAAGATAAAACTGATACTGTTAAAATTCTTTTAGTCGAAGACTATAAACATTCTCAAATAATTGTAACAAGACTTTTGAAGAAAAATAATTTTGATTCCATTGTAGTAGTTGAAAATGGTCTTCAAGCACTCGAAGCAGTGAAACAGCAAAAATACGATTTAATTTTGATGGATATGCAAATGCCTGTAATGAACGGCTTTGAAGCAACTCAAAAAATTAGAGAGCTTGATGATTATCGTGATACACCAATTATAGCTCTAACTGCTTTTGCAATGAAAGGCGATCGTGAAAAATGTCTTGAAGCAGGTGCAACTGATTATATTCCTAAACCAATTGATTCCCAGGAATTTATTGATAAGGTTAAATACTACACAGAAAAGAATGTACCTAAAACCTAA
- the gltX gene encoding glutamate--tRNA ligase, with translation MINPQVRVRFAPSPTGYLHVGGLRTALYNYLFARKNNGKFVLRIEDTDRNRYVEGAVENLISALHWAGLQYDEGPDIGGPFGPYMQSQRLEIYQKYAQELISQGKAYYCFCSPERLEALREEQQKQKLPQAKYDKHCLNLTKSEIEENLAKGVAKVVRLNVEPNQKIEFDDVIREHVEFDSNNVDDQVLIKSDGYPTYHLANVVDDHLMQITHVIRGEEWLSSTPKHVLLYDAFGWERPVFAHLPLLLNPDRSKLSKRQGDVAVEDYRNKGYLKEALINFVALLGWNAGDDKEFYYIDELIEKFSLERVNKAGAVFDLQKLNWLNAEHLRKKSNEEILYLLKKELSNSEYKDHLISDEKLIQIIEAMKERVTFVKEFIYNCRYFYEAPKEYEQKSIEKNWKEDTPQQLLKLKEEFEKLTNPSKEDFEQALNKVSVELNIGKGKLIHPLRLAVSGQSTGPGMYDLLFILGKDEVIKRIDSAIKNIKPIKE, from the coding sequence ATGATTAATCCACAAGTTCGTGTTCGTTTTGCGCCGAGTCCTACTGGTTATTTGCATGTTGGTGGACTTCGCACTGCATTGTATAATTATTTATTTGCCAGAAAGAACAACGGAAAATTTGTTCTTCGTATTGAGGACACAGACCGCAACAGATATGTTGAAGGTGCTGTTGAGAATTTAATTTCTGCTCTGCATTGGGCAGGATTACAATATGATGAAGGACCTGATATTGGTGGACCATTTGGACCATATATGCAATCTCAAAGATTGGAGATTTATCAAAAGTATGCGCAGGAATTGATATCCCAGGGTAAGGCATATTATTGTTTTTGTTCTCCGGAAAGACTGGAAGCATTAAGAGAAGAACAACAGAAACAAAAACTTCCGCAAGCCAAGTATGACAAACATTGTCTTAATTTAACCAAATCTGAAATTGAAGAAAATCTTGCGAAAGGAGTTGCAAAAGTAGTTAGATTGAATGTCGAGCCAAACCAAAAAATAGAATTTGACGATGTTATCCGCGAACATGTTGAATTCGATAGCAACAATGTTGATGATCAGGTCTTAATTAAGAGTGATGGTTATCCGACTTATCATCTTGCCAATGTTGTTGATGATCATCTTATGCAGATAACTCATGTTATCCGTGGTGAAGAATGGTTATCCTCTACTCCAAAGCATGTTTTACTTTATGATGCTTTTGGTTGGGAAAGACCTGTATTTGCTCACTTGCCTTTATTACTAAATCCGGATAGAAGCAAATTAAGCAAACGCCAGGGAGATGTTGCTGTTGAAGATTATCGGAATAAAGGATACCTGAAAGAAGCTTTAATTAACTTTGTTGCATTACTCGGTTGGAATGCAGGTGATGATAAAGAATTTTATTACATAGATGAGTTAATTGAAAAATTTTCTCTTGAAAGAGTCAATAAAGCTGGAGCAGTTTTCGATTTACAAAAATTAAACTGGCTAAATGCGGAACATCTTCGAAAAAAATCTAATGAAGAAATCCTTTATTTACTCAAGAAGGAACTAAGCAATTCTGAATATAAAGATCATTTAATATCTGATGAAAAATTAATTCAGATAATAGAAGCAATGAAAGAAAGAGTGACTTTTGTTAAGGAGTTTATCTATAACTGCAGATATTTTTATGAAGCACCAAAGGAGTATGAACAAAAATCAATTGAAAAGAATTGGAAAGAAGATACTCCTCAACAACTATTAAAACTTAAAGAAGAATTTGAAAAGCTAACAAATCCATCAAAGGAAGATTTTGAACAAGCATTGAACAAAGTTTCTGTAGAATTAAATATCGGGAAAGGAAAACTAATTCACCCGTTACGACTTGCAGTTTCCGGTCAAAGCACAGGACCGGGAATGTATGATTTACTTTTTATTCTTGGTAAAGATGAAGTGATTAAGAGAATAGATTCAGCAATAAAAAATATAAAACCAATCAAAGAATAA
- a CDS encoding DUF3307 domain-containing protein: MDVLQIKIIVPLVAAHFLSDFVLQTDSDVNQKNKVKVFIKHIFFVTGVSYLFLGLFDNYLIPIVILITHSSIDLIKLKIKKDNIWIFLSDQLAHLLAIIFISINANLFLDNAVNFFWEINFGDNYYLVLVLITSVIIVTKFNGIVISYLIKALQVKIFKTDANSDSLPQTGRIIGYLERFIILISVLMNVPAIIGFLITAKSILRYAEIKSENDKLFVEYILIGTLFSFALGISISYLTNESIKAMKVIL, translated from the coding sequence TTGGATGTCCTGCAAATTAAAATTATCGTTCCGTTGGTAGCTGCACATTTTTTAAGTGATTTTGTTTTGCAAACTGATTCGGATGTAAATCAAAAGAATAAAGTAAAAGTTTTTATAAAGCATATATTTTTTGTTACAGGCGTTAGCTATTTATTTTTAGGTCTGTTTGATAATTATCTCATCCCAATTGTTATTTTAATTACTCATTCTTCAATTGATTTGATCAAACTAAAAATTAAAAAAGATAATATTTGGATCTTTTTATCTGATCAATTAGCACATTTATTGGCTATTATATTCATTTCAATAAATGCAAACCTCTTCTTAGATAATGCTGTTAATTTCTTTTGGGAAATTAATTTTGGTGATAACTATTACTTAGTTCTTGTACTTATTACTTCAGTAATTATTGTGACTAAATTCAATGGAATTGTGATTAGCTATTTAATTAAGGCTCTTCAGGTAAAAATATTTAAAACAGATGCAAACAGCGATAGTCTACCTCAGACCGGTAGGATAATTGGTTACCTCGAGAGGTTTATAATTCTTATTTCAGTATTGATGAATGTTCCAGCCATAATCGGATTTCTTATTACTGCAAAATCAATTTTGAGATATGCCGAGATTAAAAGTGAAAATGATAAGCTCTTCGTGGAATATATTCTAATCGGGACATTATTCAGCTTTGCACTTGGGATTTCTATTTCATATCTGACAAATGAATCGATTAAAGCAATGAAAGTTATTCTTTGA
- a CDS encoding MauE/DoxX family redox-associated membrane protein — MKKIFSNQYFLLFGRIIIAIVFIYAGAEKITDPKGFSQAIYNYKLLPIQIINFLAITLPWLEIISGILLLFGISVKENASIIASLLFVFIVAVALSLIRGLDIDCGCFGKGNPVGWKKLGENTLMLIICIALMAFDSKILTLNSKKSD; from the coding sequence ATGAAAAAGATTTTTTCAAATCAATACTTTCTTCTGTTTGGTCGAATTATTATTGCGATAGTTTTTATTTATGCTGGTGCAGAAAAGATTACTGATCCAAAGGGATTTTCGCAAGCAATATATAATTACAAACTTCTTCCAATTCAAATTATCAATTTTTTAGCTATTACTTTACCGTGGTTAGAAATTATAAGTGGGATTTTACTTTTGTTTGGAATTTCCGTTAAGGAAAATGCATCAATAATTGCAAGTCTTTTGTTTGTTTTTATAGTAGCAGTTGCCTTAAGCTTAATTCGCGGACTGGATATTGACTGCGGATGTTTCGGTAAAGGAAATCCAGTTGGATGGAAAAAACTTGGAGAAAATACATTGATGTTAATTATTTGTATTGCTTTGATGGCTTTTGATTCTAAGATATTAACACTAAATTCAAAAAAATCTGATTAA
- a CDS encoding SatD family protein produces MKKAETKTKLYSVITADIVKSSNLSLTKHKKLIEVIKKCANEIKKVFPSALQYAPEYFRGDSWQIVLKKPELALAIVLYYRAYIRANMKINSIDSRMAISLGTIDFVKRSFGVGEAYKTSGEAIDIKGKRRLKFIYNEKEISELLDLLVENSDFVSSRWTVRQCEVILLSLKGYNQLQIAKKIKVTQQAVSQQLDSAGWSVILKNISYFQNTIEKLN; encoded by the coding sequence ATGAAAAAAGCTGAAACAAAAACAAAACTATACTCAGTAATTACTGCAGACATAGTTAAATCTTCAAACCTTTCACTTACTAAACATAAAAAACTAATTGAAGTTATTAAGAAGTGTGCAAATGAAATCAAAAAAGTGTTTCCATCAGCACTTCAATATGCACCAGAATATTTTCGAGGTGATAGCTGGCAAATAGTTTTGAAGAAGCCAGAGTTGGCATTGGCTATAGTTCTTTATTATCGTGCATATATTCGGGCAAATATGAAAATTAATTCGATTGATTCACGAATGGCAATATCACTTGGCACAATTGATTTTGTAAAAAGATCTTTTGGTGTTGGAGAAGCATATAAAACATCTGGTGAAGCTATTGATATTAAAGGGAAACGCAGGTTGAAATTTATTTATAACGAAAAAGAAATATCAGAATTATTGGATTTACTTGTTGAGAACTCTGATTTTGTTTCATCACGGTGGACTGTAAGACAATGCGAAGTTATTCTTTTATCCCTGAAAGGCTATAATCAACTACAAATTGCCAAGAAGATTAAGGTTACTCAGCAAGCTGTTTCCCAACAGCTTGACTCAGCTGGCTGGTCAGTAATATTAAAGAATATCTCTTACTTTCAAAACACTATTGAGAAACTAAACTGA